CAAGCGGCAATCCAAGAGCTCGCTCCCATATCAGCTGGAAGAACAAAACTGATTCAGAAAAATTTAAGCCGCAGGATCACAGAAAACGAAAATGACTAGAACGAACCTGAGAACAAATGCCGATACTCCTTGATACACCGAATAGTACTGTGTAGTACCTATAAATATGCAAATTTTAACGAACATTATCGTCTTTTCTCCAAGTAATATAGTTGCGATTGAAAAAGTCTGGTGCTTGAAGAAATATAGAGGGAATACCTAGCTTCAGTTAAACCGTAGTAGTTCAGCAACACCCCACCATGAGCATCAACATTAGGCCATGGGTTTTTAACCTGCATGGAGCATAAAATCCATGATTAGTTTGACAGGAACATCAAAATGTACTAGAAATTGGATCTACGGACAAAATACAAATAACATTCTTACCGCCCGAGAGACATATACATGATTATATGTCATTTATGCTCTCTGCATAAAGCAAAAGGATGAGCAACTTGCCTTGCCCAGCTCAGTAAGAAAGCAACAAATGCCTGACATGATGGTTAACTGATATAAGAtatctccttttttatttaaaaaagtgatTTGATCTCGATGCCACTCATAGACTTTGTGCTTGCAATATGTAAATCCTTCAAAGACACAGAAAGATCAAGGAAGT
This region of Populus trichocarpa isolate Nisqually-1 chromosome 9, P.trichocarpa_v4.1, whole genome shotgun sequence genomic DNA includes:
- the LOC7488160 gene encoding citrate synthase, mitochondrial — its product is MQVKNPWPNVDAHGGVLLNYYGLTEARYYTVLFGVSRSIGICSQLIWERALGLPLERPKSVTMGWLENHCKKAASS